AGGTGCTGGCCAAGGCCACGGCGCGCTCCGCGGCCCTGCTCGGCCTCTCGGGCGCGGCGCTGGCCCGCACCATAGGGTTGAGCGAGGCCACGGTCTCGCGCATCGTCAACAGTGGCAAGCCGATCCGGCCCGACTCCAAGGAGGGCGAGCTGTCCCTGCTGCTGGTGCGCGTGTTCCGCTCGCTGGACGCGCTGGTGGGCAACGACGACCG
This region of Alicycliphilus denitrificans K601 genomic DNA includes:
- a CDS encoding antitoxin Xre/MbcA/ParS toxin-binding domain-containing protein; its protein translation is MEHRALKPQSAEVLAKATARSAALLGLSGAALARTIGLSEATVSRIVNSGKPIRPDSKEGELSLLLVRVFRSLDALVGNDDRKRLAWMNSHNDALGGKPLVLVQKAEGLVATLNYLDGMRAPI